GGAGGATATTTTTGTCGTTAACGCCGATGGGCGACTGCTCTGGCGGGTTATTGAAAATCTGCTATTTAATATATTTAAATACGCTCAAAAAGAGTCCCGGGTATATATTAATTTTGAAAAATGTGATGATCATAAAAAAGCATTGGTAATGTTTAAAAACATTTCGGCCCAACCGCTTAACATTTCACCGGAAGAACTGATGGAACGTTTTAAACGCGGCGATGAAACGCGAAACAGTGAAGGCAGCGGTTTAGGCCTGGCGATCGCAAAAGATTTAATGACGATTCAGCAAGGCGAACTGCAGATTCAAATCGATGGCGATTTATTTAAAGCGGCGATTATTTTGCCATTAATAGAATAAAGAAATTAACCATTGGTCGGTATGGAAGTTTATTGACAACCTGGAGATTCTATCTTCAGACTGTCAAAAAAGATAACGTCGTACCGACAATTATTCGATCATGTTGTGTGCCTCAAGGCGAAAAGTTGCGGCGAAAAGGTTGCCTTTAGCCAAAGCTTTGCTTGCAACTGTACGAATTGCGTGCATACAACAGATTAACAATTGATCGGTACGGCAGTTTGTCGACAACCTCGAGATAGAATCCTGGAGATTCTATCTTTTTTTTATTTTAGAGAGAAACGGGGCAAAACGGGTAAGAAATAAATGAGTCGCAAAAAGAAAAAATTTGCGTAAAAATGAATATAAATGATTATATTTGACTGAAAGTGATTGACAATGACTGAAAATGGTGATATTATTCAGAAAAAGAGGTGCGAAAATGATTATTGAGGAACGATTTACTAAAATACTTCAGATGGTTGAAGAAAAAAGAGTGGTTACGGTACAAGAATTGTCGGAAACGTTGGAAATTTCAGAATCGACAATTCGTCGCGATTTAACGGCCCTTGATCATAATAAGAAATTAAGAAAAGTACATGGTGGTGCTACGGCCGTGACGGGAAGTTTTGCTGCCACTGAATTTGATGTTCATTTTAGAGAAGACCATTATCGAACGGAAAAGCTGGCGATCGGAAAATTTAGTGCCGGACTGATCAAAAAAAATGATTTCGTCTATATTGACGCTGGTACGACAACTCAGGCGATGGTTGACTTTATTAATGAAGAAGGCGCTGTTTATGTGACAAATGGGATGATTATTGCTAAAAAGCTTGTTCAGAAAGGTTGTCGGACGATTATTATTGGTGGTGAAATAAAACCAATAACCGATGCTGTTGTAGGCAGTGAAGCCTTAAACTGCTTGCGAAAATATAATTTTTCGAAAGGTTTCTTTGGTACCAATGGCATCGACATCAAAGCCGGATTCAGCACGCCAGATCCAACCGAAGCCCAGGTTAAACGGGAAGCTTTTGGCCGTTGCAAAGTGGCTTATGTTTTAGCCGATCCGACTAAATTCAATATAACGGCACCAGTGAGTTTTGGGGCATTGGAAGAGGGCGAGATTATTACGACCAAAATAGACAATAATGGTTATAAAAAATACACAAAAATTTGGGAGGTGGATGAAACGTGATTTTTACCGTAACCTTTAACCCTTCACTCGATTACATCGTTGGACTCGATTCTTTTCGGGAAGGCGAGGTTAACCGAAGTGAATG
This is a stretch of genomic DNA from Acetobacterium woodii DSM 1030. It encodes these proteins:
- a CDS encoding DeoR/GlpR family DNA-binding transcription regulator, with protein sequence MIIEERFTKILQMVEEKRVVTVQELSETLEISESTIRRDLTALDHNKKLRKVHGGATAVTGSFAATEFDVHFREDHYRTEKLAIGKFSAGLIKKNDFVYIDAGTTTQAMVDFINEEGAVYVTNGMIIAKKLVQKGCRTIIIGGEIKPITDAVVGSEALNCLRKYNFSKGFFGTNGIDIKAGFSTPDPTEAQVKREAFGRCKVAYVLADPTKFNITAPVSFGALEEGEIITTKIDNNGYKKYTKIWEVDET